From Selenomonas sp. AB3002, one genomic window encodes:
- the nagA gene encoding N-acetylglucosamine-6-phosphate deacetylase encodes MLAIVNGRLILPDERVGGHFEAISGLALLIEDGRIKDVVPEVRLRADYAKYQTWDAGGRYVSPGFINIHIHGCFGADTMDKKPEAIKTMCQNLPAHGVTSFLPTTITASMDDIQAALDRVRDFMKNPWLARGAEVLGANMEGPFISPAHRGSHQVRHVVPARFSLVEPYADVVKYITVAPEEMDGFSFVDKCREAGIIVSIGHSGAIYEEAVDFFQQGVSHATHLYNAMSPLHHREPGVVGAVLDVDNVVAELITDDVHCHPAAQRLACRLKGDKLVLITDSCRACGLGDGVSELGGQQIYVEGGLATLADGTIAASVASMNEVVRNFARNTGLSLPRVVELVTKVPAQELDCLWQRGVLEPERLANITVFDDDVNIFATFVRGQLCYGS; translated from the coding sequence ATGTTAGCAATAGTGAATGGCAGGCTTATCCTGCCGGATGAGCGCGTAGGGGGCCATTTTGAGGCTATTTCCGGACTGGCCCTGCTGATAGAGGACGGGCGCATCAAGGATGTGGTGCCTGAGGTGCGGCTGCGGGCAGATTATGCCAAGTACCAGACCTGGGATGCTGGCGGGCGTTATGTATCTCCGGGCTTTATCAATATCCATATCCACGGCTGCTTTGGGGCAGATACCATGGACAAGAAGCCCGAGGCCATCAAGACCATGTGCCAGAATCTACCCGCTCATGGCGTGACTTCCTTCCTGCCTACTACCATTACCGCTTCCATGGATGATATTCAGGCAGCTTTGGATCGGGTGAGGGATTTCATGAAGAATCCCTGGCTGGCCAGGGGGGCAGAGGTGCTGGGGGCCAATATGGAAGGGCCCTTCATAAGTCCTGCCCACAGGGGAAGCCATCAGGTAAGGCATGTTGTCCCCGCTCGTTTCTCCCTGGTGGAGCCTTATGCTGATGTGGTGAAATATATCACGGTTGCCCCTGAGGAAATGGACGGCTTCAGCTTCGTGGATAAATGCCGGGAGGCAGGCATTATCGTCTCCATAGGCCATAGTGGCGCCATCTACGAGGAAGCGGTGGATTTCTTCCAGCAGGGAGTGTCCCATGCTACCCATCTCTACAATGCCATGAGCCCCCTGCATCACAGGGAGCCGGGGGTAGTGGGGGCGGTGCTGGATGTGGATAACGTGGTGGCGGAACTCATCACTGATGATGTCCACTGCCATCCTGCCGCCCAAAGGCTGGCCTGCCGTCTGAAGGGGGACAAGCTGGTGCTCATTACCGATTCCTGCCGGGCCTGCGGCCTGGGGGACGGTGTCTCAGAGCTGGGAGGACAGCAGATTTACGTGGAGGGCGGTCTTGCCACTCTGGCTGACGGCACCATTGCCGCCAGTGTAGCTTCCATGAATGAGGTGGTGCGGAACTTTGCCCGCAATACAGGCCTTAGTCTTCCCCGTGTGGTGGAACTGGTGACCAAAGTTCCTGCCCAGGAACTGGACTGCCTCTGGCAGCGGGGCGTATTGGAGCCGGAGCGCCTGGCCAATATCACGGTGTTTGATGATGATGTGAATATCTTTGCCACCTTCGTGAGAGGGCAGCTTTGTTATGGCAGCTGA
- the nagE gene encoding N-acetylglucosamine-specific PTS transporter subunit IIBC, whose product MGSLFKRLQEIGKALMLPIAVLPAAALLLRLGAPDVLDIPFITKGGGAVFDNLPLIFSIGIAVGIARDNSGAAGLSGGIGYLVLVGAMGAIDAELNMGVLAGIISGLEAGYLYNRFHKIRLPEFLGFFGGARFVPIVTAAASILLALCFGTVWGSCQAVIQGVGEWIIGAGAVGTFVYGVLNRLLIPMGLHHILNSFIWFVFGEYTTPAGVVATGDLNRFFSGDPHAGMFMAGFFIMMMFGMPAVALAMYYAAPADRRPQIAGALASVAFTSFLTGITEPIEFMFMFISPLLFGIHAVLTGLAMAVTYSFGILHGFGFSAGFIDYILNYGLATRPLFILPLGLVFGVVYYVTFSWAIRHYDLPTIGRYEEEEGEALQEPAKAKDIETEERRHARQVVAALGGFENLLTIGNCATRLRLEVADPAAVDEKALKALGARGVFRAGKNLQVVIGTQVEFLAGEMRSLKNS is encoded by the coding sequence ATGGGAAGTTTGTTCAAGAGGCTTCAGGAAATCGGCAAGGCGCTGATGCTGCCCATTGCTGTGCTGCCGGCGGCAGCTCTTTTGCTGCGTCTGGGAGCACCTGATGTTTTGGACATTCCTTTCATCACCAAAGGCGGTGGGGCGGTCTTTGACAACCTGCCCCTGATTTTCTCCATCGGCATTGCTGTGGGTATAGCCAGGGATAACAGCGGGGCTGCTGGCCTTTCTGGCGGTATTGGCTATCTGGTGCTGGTGGGGGCCATGGGGGCGATTGATGCCGAACTCAATATGGGAGTTCTGGCGGGAATCATTTCCGGTCTTGAGGCAGGTTATCTCTATAACCGTTTCCACAAAATAAGACTGCCAGAATTTCTGGGTTTTTTCGGCGGTGCCCGCTTTGTACCGATTGTAACTGCAGCCGCTTCCATTTTGCTGGCCTTGTGTTTTGGGACGGTCTGGGGGTCCTGTCAGGCAGTGATACAAGGCGTAGGTGAATGGATTATTGGCGCTGGGGCTGTAGGAACCTTTGTCTACGGCGTCTTGAACAGGCTGCTTATTCCCATGGGCCTGCACCATATCCTCAACAGCTTTATCTGGTTTGTTTTTGGGGAATATACCACGCCGGCTGGCGTGGTGGCCACCGGTGATCTTAACCGCTTCTTTTCCGGGGATCCCCATGCAGGTATGTTCATGGCGGGCTTTTTCATCATGATGATGTTTGGCATGCCGGCGGTGGCTCTGGCTATGTACTATGCAGCTCCTGCGGACAGGAGACCCCAGATTGCAGGGGCGCTGGCATCAGTGGCTTTTACGTCTTTCCTGACGGGCATTACGGAACCCATCGAATTCATGTTCATGTTTATTTCCCCGCTGCTGTTCGGCATTCATGCGGTGCTTACGGGGCTGGCCATGGCTGTGACCTATAGCTTTGGTATCCTGCACGGTTTTGGCTTTTCGGCAGGCTTCATAGATTATATCCTCAATTATGGCTTGGCTACCAGACCGCTCTTTATCCTGCCCCTCGGTCTGGTCTTTGGGGTGGTGTATTATGTCACTTTCAGCTGGGCAATCAGGCATTACGACCTGCCCACTATCGGGCGCTATGAGGAGGAAGAAGGAGAAGCCTTGCAGGAGCCAGCCAAGGCAAAGGATATTGAGACAGAGGAGCGCCGCCATGCCAGGCAGGTAGTTGCCGCGCTGGGAGGCTTTGAGAATCTCCTGACCATAGGCAACTGTGCTACCAGGCTCAGGCTGGAGGTGGCTGATCCTGCGGCGGTGGACGAAAAGGCCTTGAAGGCACTGGGGGCCAGAGGAGTTTTCCGGGCAGGGAAAAATCTACAGGTGGTAATTGGCACCCAGGTGGAATTCCTGGCAGGAGAAATGAGGAGTTTGAAGAATAGCTAA
- a CDS encoding anaerobic ribonucleoside triphosphate reductase, with protein MNLKTVTKRSGLIVDYDRSKIRNAIAGANRDSVQQMSEKDIDAVTEQVERVVADRDSIGVEEIQDVVEQELMKFDFYEVAKKYITYRQKHTERRKAQKHLMESYRDIFFADAVDSDLKRDNANINTDASMGIMLKLGAEGAKHFVDNYVLDEEFREADKENWIHIHDKDFSLITFNCCQIDLLKLFKGGFSTGHGFLREPNSIRAYASLACIAIQSNQNDMFGGQSINCFDFAMAEGVKKSFRKALLDEAYRALRYRCGLVGRETEKEFKRLLKEKLDFEVCSYEESREANAAHYDAALNELGRALNETVSAMVSLPAGELDVEVIYQLSCEDVVEETHQAMEALIHNFNTLHSRAGAQVPFSSINYGMDTTPEGRLVTREVLNAIWAGLGNGETPIFPISVFQLKAGVNYNPDDRNYDLFMKACKVSAKRLFPNFVNLDAPYNLQYYKEGDYNSYVATMGCRTRVMSNVNGPEESGSRGNFAFTTINLPKMALEAKGDMETFWELLDKYIQVSHDYLLARLSVIQQKHVYNYPFLMGQGVWMGSENLRPEDSIKEVLKHASYSIGFCGLAECLVALTGSHHGESAAAQELGLKIVGHIREKTDAYSKAEHMNWTCFGTPAESTAGQFQRSNRKNYGVIKGVTDRPYMTNSSHVPVYYPIKAIDKIKIEAPYHALENAGHIAYIEMDGDPTKNVKAFEAVVRAMHDNDMGYFSINHPVDRDPVCGYTGIIENECPHCHRKEVETGSFTIKRMKK; from the coding sequence ATGAACCTAAAGACAGTGACCAAGCGTTCCGGGCTTATCGTTGATTATGACAGGTCAAAGATTCGCAATGCCATTGCCGGTGCCAACAGGGATTCTGTCCAGCAGATGAGCGAAAAAGATATCGACGCTGTGACGGAGCAGGTAGAGCGCGTCGTAGCGGACCGCGATTCCATCGGTGTGGAGGAAATCCAGGACGTGGTGGAACAGGAACTCATGAAGTTTGACTTCTATGAGGTGGCCAAGAAGTACATCACCTACCGCCAGAAGCATACTGAGCGCCGCAAAGCTCAGAAACACCTGATGGAAAGCTATCGGGATATTTTCTTTGCCGATGCGGTGGACTCTGATTTGAAGCGCGACAACGCCAACATCAATACTGACGCTTCCATGGGCATCATGCTGAAGCTGGGTGCCGAGGGTGCCAAGCACTTTGTGGACAACTATGTGCTGGATGAGGAGTTCCGCGAGGCAGACAAGGAGAACTGGATTCATATCCATGACAAGGACTTCTCCCTTATTACCTTCAACTGCTGCCAGATTGACCTGCTGAAGCTCTTCAAGGGGGGCTTCTCCACGGGGCACGGCTTCCTGCGTGAGCCCAACTCCATCCGTGCCTATGCAAGCCTTGCCTGCATTGCCATCCAGAGCAACCAGAACGATATGTTCGGCGGACAGAGCATCAACTGCTTTGACTTTGCCATGGCAGAGGGCGTGAAGAAGTCCTTCCGCAAGGCCCTGCTGGATGAGGCCTATCGTGCCCTGCGCTACCGTTGTGGCCTGGTGGGCAGGGAGACGGAGAAGGAGTTCAAGCGGCTGCTGAAGGAGAAGCTGGACTTTGAAGTTTGCTCTTATGAGGAGAGCCGGGAGGCTAATGCTGCCCATTACGATGCAGCTTTGAATGAGCTGGGGCGTGCTCTCAATGAGACTGTCTCTGCCATGGTGAGCCTGCCTGCCGGGGAGCTTGATGTGGAAGTCATCTATCAGCTGTCCTGCGAGGATGTGGTGGAGGAGACCCATCAGGCCATGGAGGCGCTGATCCACAACTTCAACACCCTGCACAGCCGTGCTGGTGCCCAAGTGCCCTTCTCCTCTATCAACTACGGTATGGATACCACCCCTGAGGGCCGTTTGGTGACCCGGGAGGTGCTGAACGCCATCTGGGCGGGACTGGGCAACGGGGAGACCCCGATTTTCCCCATTTCCGTGTTCCAGCTCAAGGCCGGGGTGAACTATAACCCCGATGACCGCAACTACGACCTCTTCATGAAGGCCTGCAAGGTCAGCGCCAAGCGCCTGTTCCCCAACTTCGTGAACCTTGACGCACCCTACAACCTCCAGTATTACAAGGAGGGGGACTATAATTCCTATGTGGCAACCATGGGCTGCCGCACCCGGGTCATGAGCAACGTCAATGGTCCGGAGGAATCCGGCAGCCGCGGCAACTTTGCCTTCACCACCATCAACCTGCCCAAGATGGCTCTGGAAGCCAAGGGTGATATGGAGACGTTCTGGGAGCTTCTGGACAAGTACATCCAGGTCAGCCATGATTATTTGCTGGCCCGCCTCAGTGTCATTCAGCAGAAGCATGTTTATAACTACCCCTTCCTTATGGGGCAGGGGGTCTGGATGGGCAGTGAGAACCTGCGTCCCGAGGACAGCATCAAGGAGGTGCTGAAGCACGCCTCCTACTCCATTGGCTTCTGCGGTCTGGCCGAGTGCCTGGTGGCCCTTACAGGCAGCCATCATGGCGAAAGTGCCGCAGCTCAGGAACTGGGGCTGAAAATCGTGGGACACATCAGGGAGAAGACTGATGCGTACAGCAAGGCAGAGCACATGAACTGGACCTGCTTCGGTACCCCTGCCGAGTCCACTGCCGGACAGTTCCAGCGTTCCAACCGCAAGAACTATGGCGTCATCAAGGGAGTTACTGACAGGCCCTATATGACCAACTCCAGCCATGTGCCGGTGTACTATCCCATCAAGGCTATCGACAAGATCAAGATTGAGGCGCCCTACCATGCCCTGGAGAATGCAGGCCATATCGCCTACATTGAAATGGACGGCGACCCCACCAAGAATGTCAAGGCTTTCGAGGCTGTGGTGCGGGCTATGCACGACAACGACATGGGATATTTCTCCATTAACCACCCCGTTGACCGTGATCCCGTCTGCGGCTATACGGGCATCATCGAGAATGAGTGCCCCCATTGCCACCGCAAAGAGGTGGAGACGGGCAGCTTCACAATCAAACGAATGAAGAAATGA
- a CDS encoding phosphoethanolamine transferase has protein sequence MQITTTGQDNFIRWTLAAGAYFLCLIAFYIDIGQDMGAQYFMPILIPVIAVLILMQYGSRIPLFSKAALPNLLTGLLWCSAFPLLYTWTYNQGWYMSMICFDFLIGTALFVLLTSLESSLFRLGWHKTIAVFMSLLNFVGIVVPLIQYIYYCTVWHCLSPASLMALYLTNYHESLDYIQSNIGVLPALAILAALFAFLYFCYKCHLRLARELEEDTTAGRMGALAFLVIGAMWVLSVYLPQSSIASLWFDVDTYVKQTQEYGLGHDERLNSLSIDQSMTLAAKAPGTVIFVIGESASRNYMKAYTPAFPYEDTPWLSSMAENDNFLLFRNVYASWSQTVPVLQRALTEQSQYNGKEFFNSASIIDVAKKAGYETWWFSNQGRYGQYDSAITLVAKTADHAEWTDDSYTFTDKYDEALLPYLSQLDPTKNNFVVLHVMGSHIYYNNRYPSAFSKFQTAEGQSTVTSTESYANSILYTDHILSQVFAYAQKNLNLQAMVYFSDHGENLEISHNPDVFSFDMVRIPMFIYLSPAYQQALPGRTQALREHQNEYFTNDMLYDTVSGLLNAPSDRYEPYQDFASRSYAYNRDNLTTMLGQRKLTEDMTDMPPAPPIQAP, from the coding sequence ATGCAGATTACCACCACCGGCCAGGACAATTTCATCCGCTGGACCCTGGCCGCCGGAGCCTATTTCCTCTGCCTCATCGCCTTCTACATCGACATTGGCCAGGATATGGGCGCCCAGTATTTTATGCCCATACTGATTCCCGTCATAGCCGTCCTGATTCTGATGCAGTACGGCAGCCGCATTCCCCTGTTCTCCAAAGCCGCCCTGCCCAATCTATTGACAGGGCTCTTATGGTGCTCGGCTTTCCCCCTGCTCTACACCTGGACTTACAATCAGGGCTGGTATATGTCCATGATCTGCTTCGACTTCCTGATTGGCACCGCCCTCTTTGTCCTGCTGACCTCCCTGGAGAGTTCTCTTTTCCGGCTGGGCTGGCACAAGACCATTGCCGTTTTCATGTCCCTGCTGAATTTCGTGGGCATCGTGGTGCCCCTGATTCAGTATATCTACTACTGCACAGTCTGGCACTGCCTGTCCCCCGCTTCCCTGATGGCCCTCTATCTCACCAACTACCATGAGAGCCTGGACTATATCCAGTCCAATATCGGCGTGCTGCCGGCTCTCGCCATCCTCGCCGCCCTCTTTGCCTTCCTTTATTTCTGCTACAAATGCCATCTGCGGCTGGCAAGGGAGCTGGAGGAGGACACTACAGCAGGCCGCATGGGAGCTTTGGCCTTCCTGGTGATTGGTGCCATGTGGGTTCTGTCCGTCTACCTGCCCCAGTCCTCCATCGCCAGCCTCTGGTTTGATGTGGACACCTATGTGAAGCAGACCCAGGAATACGGGCTGGGCCATGACGAAAGGCTGAACAGCCTTTCCATCGACCAGAGCATGACCCTGGCTGCCAAAGCCCCCGGCACCGTGATTTTCGTCATCGGCGAATCCGCCTCCCGCAACTATATGAAAGCCTACACTCCTGCCTTCCCCTATGAAGACACCCCCTGGCTTTCCTCCATGGCAGAGAATGACAATTTCCTGCTATTCCGCAATGTCTACGCCTCCTGGTCCCAGACGGTGCCCGTATTGCAGCGGGCCCTCACAGAGCAGAGCCAGTACAACGGCAAGGAGTTCTTCAATTCTGCTTCCATCATCGACGTGGCTAAAAAGGCTGGCTATGAAACCTGGTGGTTCAGCAATCAGGGCCGCTACGGCCAGTACGACAGCGCCATCACTTTGGTGGCCAAGACTGCCGACCATGCCGAATGGACAGATGACTCCTACACCTTCACGGACAAGTACGATGAGGCACTGCTGCCGTACCTTTCCCAGCTGGACCCCACCAAGAACAATTTCGTGGTGCTCCATGTCATGGGCAGCCATATCTACTACAACAACCGCTATCCTTCTGCCTTCAGCAAATTCCAGACCGCAGAAGGTCAGTCCACCGTGACTTCCACTGAGTCCTATGCCAACAGCATCCTCTACACCGACCACATCCTCTCCCAGGTCTTTGCCTATGCCCAGAAGAACCTGAACCTGCAGGCCATGGTCTACTTCTCCGACCACGGGGAAAATCTGGAGATTTCCCACAACCCGGATGTCTTCAGCTTCGACATGGTACGCATCCCCATGTTCATCTACCTCTCCCCCGCCTACCAGCAGGCCCTGCCGGGCCGCACCCAGGCCCTCAGGGAACACCAGAATGAATATTTCACCAATGACATGCTCTACGACACCGTCAGCGGCCTCCTGAACGCCCCCTCCGACCGCTACGAACCATACCAGGACTTCGCCAGCCGCAGCTACGCATACAACAGAGATAATCTCACCACCATGCTGGGGCAGAGAAAGCTGACAGAGGACATGACCGATATGCCCCCCGCACCGCCAATACAGGCACCTTGA
- a CDS encoding Uma2 family endonuclease yields the protein MRALADYQKSELINGTVYDMSPANTKHIAIQRNLSAIIFNFLKGKRCKLFTEIGVDFDEDNYFIPDLIVVCDPNKITHRGIKGAPDFVVEVLSTSTRKRDIAIKKQTYERFGVREYWIINPKDESIETYLLKDGKYELDNVYHNFTEEEWSYMDEDEKAQQQLSLKISLYSDLEIPVKDIFEI from the coding sequence ATGCGAGCCTTAGCGGATTACCAGAAAAGCGAACTCATAAACGGTACTGTCTATGATATGAGTCCTGCCAATACCAAACACATCGCCATACAAAGAAACCTTTCTGCTATCATCTTCAACTTTCTCAAAGGCAAACGTTGCAAGCTGTTCACCGAAATCGGCGTTGATTTCGATGAAGACAACTACTTTATCCCCGATCTGATTGTGGTCTGCGACCCAAACAAAATTACCCATCGCGGTATCAAGGGTGCCCCTGACTTCGTAGTGGAAGTCCTATCCACCAGCACCCGCAAGCGCGACATCGCCATCAAAAAGCAGACTTACGAAAGATTCGGTGTTAGGGAATACTGGATTATCAACCCCAAAGACGAGTCAATCGAAACATATCTCCTCAAAGACGGCAAGTACGAACTCGACAACGTCTACCACAACTTCACCGAGGAAGAATGGAGCTACATGGACGAAGACGAAAAAGCCCAGCAACAGCTGAGCTTGAAGATAAGCCTGTATAGTGACTTGGAAATTCCTGTCAAGGATATATTTGAAATCTAA
- a CDS encoding LTA synthase family protein yields MKGLKVFFFYLAVLSLFRLIFMAGLHEYLGEGSGISDVYAALLRGTRLSMQTAGGLTLVSLVPALTAHYLLPFWKKAEWGLWLSLNGLLLTALSILFVAVFPYYRLFHANYNQMVFNGVNDDIEALFWTFVQQYNLPVRLTGALLLAYALYRVLKWLLETREELIQPQGWPLPLRYLLRTAYLGLLYLVSLLGIFGGSLGWQTAVDWENAGVTKDEFLNEAILDSPQAIYRAYELNRRMLACNGLNFTTEDIRLLAAYISGRPADSDNLDDYLHRKAQGATVAKPRQVFVILSESLANWPLLPEYDYLPVASDLRALMKQEDADYCPAFLPNGASTVSAVTGVVTGFADANLYLTTMPESFAAPYPTAAAPQMEKMGYETNFWYAGPATWERIGAFTKAQGFSHFYSRGDFGEVPGSVWGCEDECLYAKVLEGVASDKPSFHVILNASNHSPYDVDVEAKGFPKEKVREALPENLSQDEELLRELGHYWYAQRELAKFVKEAKEKFPDSLFIIVGDHGDRYNLEKQPKTYERYGIPFIVVGRGIHKGTLLKDSAGSQIDIMPTIYELIAPQGFEYMALGSSLTTTNKKGVNYGFFITRNAIGKADTVPLVPEPLVDSLPQIDDQAMQDYCNAIRAISWYRPKYGAILDEEKLKDR; encoded by the coding sequence ATGAAGGGACTGAAGGTATTTTTCTTTTACCTGGCAGTCCTTTCCCTTTTTCGGCTTATCTTTATGGCAGGGCTTCATGAATATCTGGGAGAAGGCTCAGGAATCAGCGATGTCTATGCGGCTCTTTTGCGTGGCACAAGGCTCAGCATGCAGACGGCAGGGGGGCTGACTTTGGTCAGTCTGGTGCCTGCTCTCACTGCCCATTATCTCCTGCCCTTTTGGAAGAAAGCAGAGTGGGGGCTGTGGCTCTCTCTGAACGGCCTGTTGCTTACGGCCCTGTCCATTCTCTTTGTGGCGGTGTTCCCCTATTACCGCCTGTTCCACGCCAACTACAATCAGATGGTCTTCAACGGGGTAAATGATGATATAGAGGCCCTGTTCTGGACTTTCGTGCAGCAGTATAATCTGCCCGTGCGCCTGACAGGGGCGCTGCTGCTGGCCTATGCTCTCTACCGTGTCTTGAAGTGGCTGCTGGAGACCAGGGAAGAACTGATTCAGCCGCAAGGCTGGCCCCTGCCTCTGCGGTATCTTCTGCGGACGGCTTATTTGGGGCTGTTGTATTTGGTGAGTCTCTTGGGCATCTTTGGCGGCAGCTTGGGGTGGCAGACGGCAGTGGACTGGGAAAACGCCGGTGTCACCAAGGATGAGTTTTTGAACGAAGCCATCCTGGACAGCCCTCAGGCCATCTATCGGGCTTATGAATTGAATCGCAGGATGCTGGCCTGCAACGGACTGAACTTCACTACGGAGGATATCCGCCTGCTGGCGGCTTATATTTCGGGGCGGCCTGCAGATTCTGACAATCTGGACGACTATTTGCATAGAAAAGCTCAAGGCGCAACGGTGGCCAAACCACGGCAGGTGTTCGTCATTCTGTCCGAGAGCCTGGCCAACTGGCCCTTGCTGCCGGAGTATGACTATCTGCCTGTTGCATCGGATTTGCGGGCTTTGATGAAGCAGGAGGACGCGGACTACTGCCCTGCTTTCCTGCCCAATGGTGCCAGCACCGTTTCGGCAGTGACGGGGGTGGTGACAGGCTTTGCTGATGCCAATCTCTACCTCACCACCATGCCAGAGTCTTTTGCTGCTCCTTATCCCACGGCGGCGGCGCCTCAGATGGAGAAAATGGGCTACGAGACAAATTTCTGGTATGCAGGCCCTGCCACTTGGGAGAGAATCGGTGCCTTTACCAAGGCACAGGGCTTCAGCCATTTCTACAGCCGGGGGGATTTCGGTGAAGTTCCCGGCAGCGTCTGGGGCTGTGAGGACGAGTGCCTTTATGCCAAGGTGCTGGAGGGAGTGGCCAGCGACAAGCCCTCCTTCCATGTGATTCTCAACGCTTCCAACCATTCCCCTTACGATGTGGATGTGGAGGCCAAGGGCTTTCCCAAGGAAAAGGTGAGAGAGGCCCTGCCGGAGAATCTGAGTCAGGATGAGGAGCTTTTGCGGGAGCTGGGCCACTATTGGTACGCTCAGCGGGAATTGGCAAAGTTTGTCAAAGAGGCAAAAGAGAAATTCCCGGACAGCCTTTTCATCATCGTGGGTGACCACGGGGACAGATACAATCTGGAAAAACAGCCAAAGACATATGAAAGGTATGGGATTCCTTTCATTGTGGTGGGCAGAGGAATACACAAGGGCACCCTGTTGAAGGATTCCGCAGGCAGCCAGATAGACATCATGCCCACTATCTATGAACTGATTGCACCGCAAGGTTTTGAGTATATGGCGTTAGGTTCAAGCCTTACTACTACCAATAAAAAGGGCGTGAACTACGGCTTCTTCATAACCAGAAATGCCATCGGCAAAGCCGATACCGTGCCTTTGGTGCCAGAGCCGCTGGTGGATAGCCTGCCGCAGATAGACGACCAGGCCATGCAGGATTACTGCAACGCTATCAGGGCGATATCTTGGTACAGGCCGAAATATGGGGCAATACTTGACGAGGAAAAATTAAAGGACAGATAA
- a CDS encoding DeoR/GlpR family DNA-binding transcription regulator — protein sequence MFLEERQEIILQMLAQDGKVRVRELSEKFKVTEDCIRKDLGSLEKQGKLKRTYGGAVRLRENSHMVEVSKHRHTDVEAKQRIAQAAVRLIHEHDMVFLDISTSNLAIAELLVKSERDITVVTNMIDILVVLARNPKIRVVFAGGKINKSRDGFWGGMTLDFISRLKPDIAFVGAVGVDVKENSVSTYDIDDGINKAAIIRHSKKAYVVAEARKLSTDGNYNYTTLDTLSGLITDSLPDKDIQEAADSYGVEIILP from the coding sequence ATGTTTTTGGAAGAACGTCAGGAAATCATACTACAGATGCTGGCTCAGGATGGCAAGGTCCGGGTCAGGGAACTCAGCGAGAAATTCAAGGTCACTGAGGATTGTATCCGCAAAGACCTTGGCTCCCTTGAGAAGCAGGGCAAGCTGAAGCGCACCTACGGCGGCGCTGTGCGTCTGCGCGAGAACAGCCACATGGTGGAGGTGAGCAAGCACCGCCACACAGATGTAGAGGCCAAGCAGCGCATTGCCCAGGCGGCTGTGCGTCTGATTCATGAGCATGATATGGTGTTCCTGGACATTTCCACCAGCAATTTGGCTATTGCAGAGCTTCTGGTGAAGTCCGAGCGTGATATCACCGTGGTCACCAATATGATTGACATTCTGGTGGTACTGGCCCGCAATCCCAAGATTCGCGTGGTGTTCGCCGGCGGCAAGATCAACAAGAGCCGCGATGGCTTCTGGGGCGGCATGACTCTGGATTTCATCTCCCGCCTGAAGCCGGATATTGCCTTTGTGGGCGCCGTAGGGGTGGATGTGAAGGAGAACAGCGTCTCCACTTACGATATTGACGACGGCATCAACAAGGCCGCCATTATCCGTCACAGCAAGAAGGCTTATGTGGTGGCAGAGGCCCGCAAGCTCTCCACTGATGGCAATTACAACTATACCACCCTGGACACCCTCTCAGGCCTGATAACTGACTCTCTGCCGGATAAGGATATTCAGGAGGCTGCTGATTCCTATGGCGTGGAGATTATCCTGCCGTGA